A genomic region of Mus musculus strain C57BL/6J chromosome 7, GRCm38.p6 C57BL/6J contains the following coding sequences:
- the Gmfg gene encoding glia maturation factor gamma isoform a (isoform a is encoded by transcript variant 1), giving the protein MSDSLVVCEVDPELKETLRKFRFRKETNNAAIIMKVDKDRQMVVLEDELQNISPEELKLELPERQPRFVVYSYKYVHDDGRVSYPLCFIFSSPVGCKPEQQMMYAGSKNRLVQTAELTKVFEIRTTDDLTETWLKEKLAFFR; this is encoded by the exons ATG TCGGACTCCCTGGTGGTGTGTGAAGTGGACCCGGAGCTAAAGGAAACATTGAGGAAATTTCGTTTCCGAAAAGAGACCAACAATGCCGCCATCATAA TGAAAGTGGACAAAGACCGGCAGATGGTGGTGCTGGAGGATGAACTCCAG aaCATCTCCCCAGAAGAACTTAAGTTGGAATTGCCAGAGAGACAGCCCAG GTTTGTGGTCTACAGCTACAAGTACGTGCATGATGACGGCAGGGTGTCCTATCCTTTGTGCTTCATCTTCTCCAGCCCCGTGG GCTGCAAGCCTGAACAACAGATGATGTACGCAGGAAGTAAAAACAGGCTGGTGCAGACGGCGGAGCTTACCAAG GTGTTTGAAATCCGCACCACAGACGACCTCACCGAGACCTGGCTTAAGGAAAAGTTAGCTTTCTTTCGTTGA
- the Gmfg gene encoding glia maturation factor gamma isoform c (isoform c is encoded by transcript variant 4), with product MKVDKDRQMVVLEDELQNISPEELKLELPERQPRFVVYSYKYVHDDGRVSYPLCFIFSSPVGCKPEQQMMYAGSKNRLVQTAELTKVFEIRTTDDLTETWLKEKLAFFR from the exons A TGAAAGTGGACAAAGACCGGCAGATGGTGGTGCTGGAGGATGAACTCCAG aaCATCTCCCCAGAAGAACTTAAGTTGGAATTGCCAGAGAGACAGCCCAG GTTTGTGGTCTACAGCTACAAGTACGTGCATGATGACGGCAGGGTGTCCTATCCTTTGTGCTTCATCTTCTCCAGCCCCGTGG GCTGCAAGCCTGAACAACAGATGATGTACGCAGGAAGTAAAAACAGGCTGGTGCAGACGGCGGAGCTTACCAAG GTGTTTGAAATCCGCACCACAGACGACCTCACCGAGACCTGGCTTAAGGAAAAGTTAGCTTTCTTTCGTTGA
- the Gmfg gene encoding glia maturation factor gamma isoform b (isoform b is encoded by transcript variant 3), which yields MVVLEDELQNISPEELKLELPERQPRFVVYSYKYVHDDGRVSYPLCFIFSSPVGCKPEQQMMYAGSKNRLVQTAELTKVFEIRTTDDLTETWLKEKLAFFR from the exons ATGGTGGTGCTGGAGGATGAACTCCAG aaCATCTCCCCAGAAGAACTTAAGTTGGAATTGCCAGAGAGACAGCCCAG GTTTGTGGTCTACAGCTACAAGTACGTGCATGATGACGGCAGGGTGTCCTATCCTTTGTGCTTCATCTTCTCCAGCCCCGTGG GCTGCAAGCCTGAACAACAGATGATGTACGCAGGAAGTAAAAACAGGCTGGTGCAGACGGCGGAGCTTACCAAG GTGTTTGAAATCCGCACCACAGACGACCTCACCGAGACCTGGCTTAAGGAAAAGTTAGCTTTCTTTCGTTGA
- the Lrfn1 gene encoding leucine-rich repeat and fibronectin type III domain-containing protein 1 isoform 2 precursor (isoform 2 precursor is encoded by transcript variant 2): MAPGPFSSGLFSPPPAALPFLLLLWAGASRGQPCPGRCICQNVAPTLTMLCAKTGLLFVPPAIDRRVVELRLTDNFIAAVRRRDFANMTSLVHLTLSRNTIGQVAAGAFADLRALRALHLDSNRLAEVRGDQLRGLGNLRHLILGNNQIRKVESAAFDAFLSTVEDLDLSYNNLEALPWEAVGQMVNLNTLTLDHNLIDHIAEGTFVQLHKLVRLDMTSNRLHKLPPDGLFLRSQGGGPKPPTPLTVSFGGNPLHCNCELLWLRRLTREDDLETCATPEHLTDRYFWSIPEEEFLCEPPLITRQAGGRALVVEGQAVSLRCRAVGDPEPVVHWVAPDGRLLGNSSRTRVRGDGTLDVTITTLRDSGTFTCIASNAAGEATAPVEVCVVPLPLMAPPPAAPPPLTEPGSSDIATPGRPGANDSTSERRLVAAELTSSSVLIRWPAQRPVPGIRMYQVQYNSSADDSLVYSSSCPGTHYVDQDGLEIRVPLASA; encoded by the exons ATGGCTCCAGGCCCCTTCTCCTCCGGGCTCTTTTCGCCAccacctgctgctcttccctTTCTGCTGTTGCTCTGGGCAGGAGCATCTCGAGGCCAGCCCTGCCCTGGTCGCTGCATCTGTCAGAACGTGGCACCTACGCTGACCATGCTGTGTGCGAAGACGGGCCTGCTCTTTGTGCCACCCGCCATCGACAGGCGTGTGGTAGAGCTGCGGCTCACTGACAACTTCATTGCGGCTGTGCGTCGTCGAGACTTCGCCAATATGACCAGCCTGGTCCACCTCACCCTGTCTCGCAACACCATTGGCCAGGTAGCAGCCGGCGCCTTTGCTGACCTCCGGGCTCTCCGGGCCCTGCACCTTGACAGCAACCGCCTGGCAGAGGTGCGAGGGGATCAGCTCCGGGGCTTGGGTAACCTCCGCCACTTGATCCTCGGCAACAATCAGATCCGTAAGGTGGAGTCGGCAGCCTTTGACGCCTTCCTGTCCACCGTGGAGGACCTGGATCTATCCTACAACAACCTGGAGGCACTGCCATGGGAGGCGGTGGGTCAGATGGTGAACTTGAACACCCTCACGCTGGACCACAACCTCATTGATCACATTGCGGAGGGCACCTTCGTGCAGCTGCACAAACTCGTGCGCTTGGACATGACCTCCAACCGTCTACATAAATTGCCCCCCGACGGACTGTTCCTGAGGTCCCAGGGCGGTGGGcccaagccacccaccccattgACGGTCAGCTTCGGTGGCAACCCGCTGCACTGCAACTGTGAACTGCTCTGGCTTCGGCGCCTGACCAGGGAGGACGACTTGGAGACGTGTGCCACGCCCGAGCATCTCACTGACCGCTATTTCTGGTCCATCCCGGAGGAGGAATTTCTATGTGAGCCCCCGCTCATCACACGGCAAGCAGGGGGCCGGGCCCTGGTGGTAGAGGGCCAGGCTGTCAGTCTGCGCTGCCGGGCTGTGGGTGACCCCGAGCCCGTGGTGCATTGGGTGGCACCTGATGGACGGCTGCTGGGGAACTCCAGCCGGACTCGGGTCCGTGGTGACGGAACGCTGGATGTGACTATCACCACCCTGAGGGACAGCGGTACCTTCACTTGCATAGCCTCCAATGCTGCGGGGGAAGCCACAGCACCTGTGGAGGTATGTGTGGTACCTCTGCCACTGATGGCGCCCCCACCCGCTGCCCCGccgcctctcactgaacctggttcTTCTGACATCGCCACACCAGGCAGACCTGGTGCCAACGACTCAACCAGTGAGCGCAGGCTTGTGGCTGCTGAACTCACGTCTAGCTCTGTGCTCATCCGCTGGCCGGCCcagaggccagtgcctggcatccGTATGTACCAAGTGCAATACAACAGCTCTGCAGATGACTCCCTAGTCTACAG ttctagctgtcctggaactcactatgtagaccaggatggccttgaaatcagagtgCCGCTTGCTTCTGCCTGA